TTCACCGTGAATGGGGTCAGCGGGCTATTATTCCGGGAAACGGCGATGACGCTTGCCGTACCGTCGGTCTCGTTCACATAATAATTTGCGGCCGTGAACTGTACCGTAGGCTTCGGGTCTGTATCCGCGATGGTCACGCTCGCGGTCGTGTTCAGCCCATAATTCGTGCCGGATGGCGGCGGATTTGTCAGCACGACGTTAAAGCGCCTGTCCCCCATGTAGGAGCCATCGTTGATGATGTTAATACCTGCAAGGCCCCACGATTGATAGGGCGGGATGATGATCGAGCCGCTTACGGGCGAATAATTGCTTCGATTCCCATAGTCTATGCCGGCCATCGCCGTATCGTTGCTCGTCGTAAAATTGACGCGGGTTGTGAACGCGATTTTTGCCGTGCTCGAAGCGTTGACGTAGACGATCCCCGCGCTCTCATTCACACGATAGGCGGTGGCGTTGAGCTCGATCACGGGGGGCGCGTCGACTTCTGTGATTGTGATGGCCGCCGAGGAGATGCCACCTATGATCGCACCGCCCGTTGGGTTTGCGAGGCCGATAGTCAGCGACTTATTCGGGCTCCATGCTTGGTCATTGTGTATCGGTATGGTAATCGTCTGGCTCATCATGCCCTGAGGGAACGTAAGCGTGCCGTGGGTATCCGTATAATCGATGGGCGCCATGGCGGTGCCATCATGCGTCGCATAATCGACGGTCACGGGGCTTAACGCATCGTTCATTCGCGTAACGTTGATCGCCACGGAGCTCGTATTCTCATCGACCGTCAAGGCGGAAGTGTTGAATTGAAGCACCGGGGCAGGATCGGTCTGGTTGATGATGACCATGGTGGACATCTGCATGCCGATGTCGGCATTACCGGTCAGGGGCGGACACAGGAAGATGCCGAACCGGGCTTGGGGTGAAGTACTAAAGTTATTGTCATGAATCAGGGGTACGGATATAGTCTTGGAATATTCGTAACTGTTAAAGGTCACCACTCCGCTGGAATTCACATAGCCCATGCCCTCCTTTGCCCCGTCCGCGCCCGAGCCGTCGACCGTGTACCAGTGAGCGGAAGCCGAATCGGTCGTATCGTATGTTTTTACAACTGTGATCACGGCCGTCCCGTCGGTCTCATTGACGTATTGGGCATTGTACTTAAAAGCGATGTCCGGCCCGTGATCGGCCTCGAGGATGGTAACGTTCGCCGTGGCATACTGGGGATAAATGTATGCGCCGTTGACAGGATTCGACAGATCCACGTAGAATTGTTTATCCTGAACTGAATAAACGCCGTCGTCGTGGACCGGGATTGAAACGGACTTGCTCATCTCGCCTTTGCCAAAGCTGACGACGGTCCCGTAGGATGTATAATCCCGGGGAGGGACGGCCGTGCCCGGCCGCGTCCGTAGCGTAACGCCCACCTGGATTTCCGAATCGTAATAGCGGAAAAGGTTTACCGTTACGGCCCCGGAATTTTCATAAGCGGTGTAATCCGTAGGATAAATGCCGATCCAGGGTGCCGGGTCCTGGTCGATGATATTGACTGTCGTCATGTTCTGCGTGGCGCTCAGGTTCGCATTTACCGGGGATGATAAGGTGACCGTAAAATTCTTTGGAATGGGGCCGCTGTAAAGGTTATCGTCCAGGATGGGTATCGTGATATCGCTGGACACAACGCCCGCCGGGATTATGAGCGAATATGGGTTGGGCGCGGGGGCCTGATAGTTGGTCCCGGCTTTGGCGGTCCCGTCGGCAGTTGTATAATCCACTTTGACGTCCGAGCTCGCATCACCTAGCCGGTCGATGGTTAAAACCACCCAGCCATTATTCTCGCCAACGGTATATGATAAGCTATGGAACTGTAATACTGGCAGGGTTGGCGACGGAGAAGCTGACGGGGAAGGAGACGGAGAAGGCGATGGAGAAGGTGTAGGAGGCACAAACCCGTTATAGTTCACCGCGGCATCGGCCTGCACACGGCCAAAGCCATCATTGTTATTGGGTATGGGATCCGCCATGTACTTAGCCGTCGTCTCCAGGATATAGCAAATCTGGTTCGGGGTCAGTGTACGATTCTTCTGGAGCATGAGCGCCACGACGCCCGCGGTCATGGGCGTGGCCATCGAGGTCCCACTCGCCATCGTGTAATATTGGTTCACGGGTGATCCCATGCTGGTGCCGCTTGCCCGGGCGGAAATGACGTTCACTCCAACGTTGAGCACGTTTGGCTTTACCCGGCCGTCGCTGGTCGGCCCCCGGGAGCTAAAGTCGGCGAGATTATCGGTTTTATCGACCGCACCGACGGTGATCGAATTGATCGCGTCCCCCGGGCACAGTATGGTTCCATTGGTCGGGCCGTTATTTCCAGCCGCCGCAACTACGGTCACGCCCTGCCACACGGCATTGTTCACCGCATCGTCCATCGATTGCGTGTGGGGGCCGCCCAGGGATAATGAAATGACATCCGCATGCTGGGCGACGGCCCATTCAATGCCCTGGATAATATCGGACGCATAGCCTCCGCCTAAGTTATTGAGCACCTTGACCCCGATCAGGCTGGCCCCCGGCGCCACGCCCGTATACAGGCCACCCGAGGCATTTCCCGTTCCCGCGATAATGCCGGCGCAGTGCGTACCATGCCCGTGGTCATCGTAGGGCGTCGCATTGTTATGGTTAACGAAGTCGGCCCAGGCCACGATCTTGCCATTATTCAGGTCGGGATGGCTGCCGTCGATGCCAGTATCGATGACGGCCACTTTTATGCCCGATCCATTATATCCCTCGGCCCATACTTTGTCCGCGCCGATCTGGGGGATGGCCTGGTCTAATAATGCGTGTACTTGTGTGTCCTTTTCCACGTATTTCACGTTAGGCAATGCGCTCAGCATACTTACCTGGGAATCCGGCATTTTAACGGACATTCCATTAATGATACTGTATCGATGCGTAACCTGGCCCCCGTGTGACATAATATAACTCGACGCAGTACCATAGAGCGATTCGGTCGTCATGCCGGGAGAATCCCTGAAGACGACGATATATGTGGATACCCCGGAAGAATTGGCAATGGACGGGATGGCACTGTCCTGGGCGTGTCCGGGCACCACTGCAACGAGTAACAAAAAGATTAGAAATATCGATATAATAGGCCTGAAGGTCCTGGATATAAATGTCAATTGATTCATGGATATACGATTACCATTAACTCCCCGAATCATGGTATTCACGAGCCCCGAAATGTATACGACAGAAAGATCCTGAAAAACCGGCCCCCCGGTCAACTCCCATTATCGTATGCTATCTTAGGACTTTTATAACGGGCGATTGATGATTAATCAATCGCAAATATAAAACATAGAGTCACATAGGCGATTATAGAATAATTTTCAGTATTTAGGAAACCGTATAAATAATTTTATCTATATAGTATCAGTAATAAATTCGAAACATTTATCCCCCAATCAATGAAGTAATAACTTGACCTATCATGAAACCCATTTTGCAGGTCGCCCTCGATGAAGTTGAGCTCGCCAGGGCGGTAAATATCGCCCGCGAGGCCGTCGCCGGAGGCGCCGATTACCTGGAGGCCGGCACGCCGCTCATCAAGAGCGAAGGCATGAACGCGGTACGCACGCTAAAGGAAGATTTCGGGGACCACGTGGTCGTGGCTGACATGAAGATTATGGACACGGGGGCCATCGAAGCCGAAATGGCCATTAAGTCGGGCGCCGGCGTGGTCACCATCCTGGGGGCCTGCGATGACTCCACGATACAGGACGCCGTCCGCTCCGCGGGAAGATACGGAGGTAAGCTCATGGTCGACCTGATTAACGTCCCGGATCCCGTGGCCCGGGCGAGGCGCGTTCAGGAACTCGGGGCCAACATCGTGTGTGTCCACGTAGGCATCGACCAGCAGATGGTGGGAAAGGACCCGCTGGATATCCTCAAGGAAGTGCGGAAGGCAGCCTCTATCCAGATCGCGGTCGCCGGCGGACTAAATGCCGACTCAGCGGCGACGGCCGTGGCCCTGGGGGCGGACATCGTCATCGTGGGCGGTAATATAACCCACGCTAAGGACGTGACCGGCTCCGCCCGGCGCGTGCGCCAGAGCATCGACGCGGCCGGAAAGCAATACATCGTCCAGGAAAAGAAGTCATTGGACGAGGAGACCCGCGAGCTTTTCATGCAGGTCACGACGCCGAATATCTCGGACGCCATGCACAGGGCGCCCGCGATGCGGGACGTGAAGCCCTTATACGAAGGCATCAAGATCGCTGGCCGGGCGGTAACCGTGCAGAACTTCCCCGGCGACTGGGCGAAGCCCGTGGAGGCTATCGACCTGGCCCAGAAGGGAGATATCATCGTCATCTATAACGGTAGCAACTACGTGGCCCCCTGGGGAGAGCTGGCATCGAGGAGCTGCCAGCAGAGGGGCGTCGCGGGCGTGGTCATTGACGGGGCCATCCGGGATATCGACGACATTAAAAAGATCAAGTTCCCGGCCTTCGCCTCGGCGAGCGTGCCCAACGCGAGCGAGCCGAAGGGCATGGGCGAGATCAACGCGGACATTACCTGCGGCGGCCTGACCGTGAGGCCGGGCGACTGGATCATCGGCGATGACTGTGGTGTCATGGTTGTGTCAGCGGAGCACGCCTATGAGATCGCACGGCGGGCGCTGGAGGTCAAGAAAACCGAGGATAGGCAGAGGACCGAGATTGAGAGGGGTAAGACACTCGCCCAGGTCGTAGACCTCCACAAGTGGGAAAAGAAATAGACTGCATAATTCGCCGTAATTCGGCGACTTACATTCATTTTTAATTATTGGATATTGTAGTAGCTAACTTTATAAACTTTTATTATATTATGCATATTAACAAATAGTTTAAATATTAATTAATTGTATAATTAATTCTAGTAGTGCAGTCCATTAGGATGCAAGAGCTGATACAATGAGAGTCGTGATCATTAAAGACCCGGCTGTCGATTATTGTAAGGATGCCCCGTTCCACCCGCAGGTAAAATACCCGGAATATCCGTTCAATGAAACTAGTATGCAAAACTCGTGTTACGATGAAGTAAGGAACCTCCTTTACAAGCTGGGCATGGACAAAGATAATTTTAATAAGCCCTCGTGGAACCCACTCGGGGACATCGTGAAGCCCGGGGATAATGTATTCATCAAACCGAACTTCGTCAATAATATAAACCCTGTCGGCAGTGTCGAATGCATGATCACCCAGGGGTCGGTGATAAGGGCGGTCCTCGACTATGTTTATATCGCATTAAAAGGCCAGGGCGGGGTCACCATCGGCGATGCCCCCGCGGTGGAGACAGATTTCGACGAGGTAATACGGCTGACGGGAGTGGGTAGCATCGCCGAATATTACAGTGATAAAAGCTTGAGGCTCGACATCATCGACCTGCGCGCAGAACAAGGACAGACCAGGCTTGGCCGGTTACTGGTCAAGCCGCTGAAGGGAGACCCACTGGGCTATTCCGTCGTTGACCTCAAAAATAATTCGGAACTGACAGATATTAAGGGCGACATAAAAAAATTCCGGGTCAACAATTATGATATACGCTATATGAGAGAGCACCATGACAGTTCGAAGAACGAGTATTGTATCGCCAACAGCATACTAAATGCGGACGTGATCATTAACCTCCCGAAATTGAAAACGCACAACAGAACCGGCATTACGTGCTCCCTTAAGAATTTCGTCGGGATAAACGGGTATAAGAGCTGGCTTCCCCATCATAGGGCCGGGTCCAGAGAGGATGGCGGTGACGAGTACGAGCATAGGGACGTGCGGAAGGATATGATCATCCGCATCTATGACCGGATATCGTCCACTAAGCGGAAATACGAAATCCCTCCTCTGTGGGGCTGCATATTGTTATTGAACATCTCGAAAATGGTCATCCCTTACAAGGACGATTTCTTTGATGGAAGCTGGCACGGGAACGATACTATTCCCCGAACCATATCCGACTTAAACAAGATTGTCCGCTATGCCGATAAAGCTGGAACCTTAAGGGATACGCCGCAGCGTAAAATGTTCATTCTGGTGGACGGCATCATTGCCGGAGAAAAAGAGGGACCGCAATCGCCCAGCGAAAAGAAATGCGGCATACTCGTCGCGGGCTATAACCCGGTGGAAGTGGACATTGTGTGCAGCAGGATCATGGGCTTCGACTACAGGAAAATGGTGATGTTCCGGCATGCGATGGGCAGAAAAAGATATACATTATTCGAGGGGAACCCCCGGGATATTGAGATCGCAGCGGACAATTGCCGAAGCCTGGATGATATCTACGATGCCTTTGGCTGTGACTTCATGCCCCCTCTGGGATGGCGCGGGCATATCGAATATGTAAGAGAAGAAAAGGCCAAAGCACTGGTTAAAGTATCTCCCATCGCCAGTAAATAACTCATTGGCCGCGAGAAAATGTCTTTTTTTGTGTTTTATTACGAGGCGATATATGAAAATAATTTAAAATAACGGGTTTATTTATATATCTAATGTTATATAAACAATTGAATGGTAAGCCCATGGTACAAAACACAATCCTTCCGTGGTGGTTTTATTAACAGTCATAGGTATGAAATTGCATTTGCCACTTGCCGTAAAATTATGAATAAAGAGAATGGTAGTCCGACTACCATTTTAAATTACGAGGCTGGTAACATATGAGCTCCGGCGTCATGAATTACGAGAAAAAAGGCTATGGCAGGATGATGGTGCCTACGCCCGAAGCTTATGATAGCGGGATAAACCGCCGTATATCCCCATATCGGGGGATCATCGTTGCTATACCCGCCTTTAACGAAGAGGTCGCCATCGGGAGTATCGTGATCTTATCGCTAAAGTACGCGGAGACGGTGCTGGTGATCGACGACGGCTCTCACGATAATACGTCAGAAATTGCCCGGATGGCAGGCGCCGAGGTCATCAGGCACGACGTTAACCAGGGAAAGGGAATGGGCATTAAGGAAGCGTTCCAGTTCGCGAAGGAACGGAACGCCAAGGTGCTCGTGCTCATAGACGGCGATGGCCAGC
Above is a window of Methanocella sp. DNA encoding:
- a CDS encoding Calx-beta domain-containing protein, which encodes MVPGHAQDSAIPSIANSSGVSTYIVVFRDSPGMTTESLYGTASSYIMSHGGQVTHRYSIINGMSVKMPDSQVSMLSALPNVKYVEKDTQVHALLDQAIPQIGADKVWAEGYNGSGIKVAVIDTGIDGSHPDLNNGKIVAWADFVNHNNATPYDDHGHGTHCAGIIAGTGNASGGLYTGVAPGASLIGVKVLNNLGGGYASDIIQGIEWAVAQHADVISLSLGGPHTQSMDDAVNNAVWQGVTVVAAAGNNGPTNGTILCPGDAINSITVGAVDKTDNLADFSSRGPTSDGRVKPNVLNVGVNVISARASGTSMGSPVNQYYTMASGTSMATPMTAGVVALMLQKNRTLTPNQICYILETTAKYMADPIPNNNDGFGRVQADAAVNYNGFVPPTPSPSPSPSPSPSASPSPTLPVLQFHSLSYTVGENNGWVVLTIDRLGDASSDVKVDYTTADGTAKAGTNYQAPAPNPYSLIIPAGVVSSDITIPILDDNLYSGPIPKNFTVTLSSPVNANLSATQNMTTVNIIDQDPAPWIGIYPTDYTAYENSGAVTVNLFRYYDSEIQVGVTLRTRPGTAVPPRDYTSYGTVVSFGKGEMSKSVSIPVHDDGVYSVQDKQFYVDLSNPVNGAYIYPQYATANVTILEADHGPDIAFKYNAQYVNETDGTAVITVVKTYDTTDSASAHWYTVDGSGADGAKEGMGYVNSSGVVTFNSYEYSKTISVPLIHDNNFSTSPQARFGIFLCPPLTGNADIGMQMSTMVIINQTDPAPVLQFNTSALTVDENTSSVAINVTRMNDALSPVTVDYATHDGTAMAPIDYTDTHGTLTFPQGMMSQTITIPIHNDQAWSPNKSLTIGLANPTGGAIIGGISSAAITITEVDAPPVIELNATAYRVNESAGIVYVNASSTAKIAFTTRVNFTTSNDTAMAGIDYGNRSNYSPVSGSIIIPPYQSWGLAGINIINDGSYMGDRRFNVVLTNPPPSGTNYGLNTTASVTIADTDPKPTVQFTAANYYVNETDGTASVIAVSRNNSPLTPFTVNYTIGKAGDTALPDADYNATPGMPLKGILNFPPNVTSITVPVNILDDHKYGPDRSFSVMIDNVTGYVIHGTPSTANVTIREEDPLPVLEFNASRYYCNESDGSILVNVTRTNDSRINATVDYQTLNGSATSPLDYNASQGTLTFPEGNMSMTIRVPIHSDGYFGTQKNFIIQLKNPVAARLGPNNTTTAFINESDPAPSFRFNASSYTVAENGGSLTINVTRDIDAPGTMSVSYATANGTALSGIDYGAAAGTLSFSQGVLTRTFQVPILSDNVFGPDKAFTIALSNPTGGALLGMPNNTSVTVRETDGSIISMGSTAYSVDDRNSTVYIVVDRLNDLTSPVTVQYNTSDGTAVAGVNYTATGGTLTFMHGEMSQTIGIPIMIGRMGSNVTFNVMLSSPSDGSTLGVPDHTIVTIVNTTHVMNYNLAQGWNLISVPLNVSDSSVPEYFPEDVRANIMEVWGWNETAQNWVYYSPDPTDYFNQHYPHIGQMEVGRGYWVEVAGACNFSVIGRTSGTSPISDVKLIKGWNLVCPTGVSPTPVTTYTGASTIWGWNEAAQNWVYYSPVPTDYFNQHYPHIITLEPDRGYWVEIP
- the hxlA gene encoding 3-hexulose-6-phosphate synthase → MKPILQVALDEVELARAVNIAREAVAGGADYLEAGTPLIKSEGMNAVRTLKEDFGDHVVVADMKIMDTGAIEAEMAIKSGAGVVTILGACDDSTIQDAVRSAGRYGGKLMVDLINVPDPVARARRVQELGANIVCVHVGIDQQMVGKDPLDILKEVRKAASIQIAVAGGLNADSAATAVALGADIVIVGGNITHAKDVTGSARRVRQSIDAAGKQYIVQEKKSLDEETRELFMQVTTPNISDAMHRAPAMRDVKPLYEGIKIAGRAVTVQNFPGDWAKPVEAIDLAQKGDIIVIYNGSNYVAPWGELASRSCQQRGVAGVVIDGAIRDIDDIKKIKFPAFASASVPNASEPKGMGEINADITCGGLTVRPGDWIIGDDCGVMVVSAEHAYEIARRALEVKKTEDRQRTEIERGKTLAQVVDLHKWEKK
- a CDS encoding DUF362 domain-containing protein, with translation MRVVIIKDPAVDYCKDAPFHPQVKYPEYPFNETSMQNSCYDEVRNLLYKLGMDKDNFNKPSWNPLGDIVKPGDNVFIKPNFVNNINPVGSVECMITQGSVIRAVLDYVYIALKGQGGVTIGDAPAVETDFDEVIRLTGVGSIAEYYSDKSLRLDIIDLRAEQGQTRLGRLLVKPLKGDPLGYSVVDLKNNSELTDIKGDIKKFRVNNYDIRYMREHHDSSKNEYCIANSILNADVIINLPKLKTHNRTGITCSLKNFVGINGYKSWLPHHRAGSREDGGDEYEHRDVRKDMIIRIYDRISSTKRKYEIPPLWGCILLLNISKMVIPYKDDFFDGSWHGNDTIPRTISDLNKIVRYADKAGTLRDTPQRKMFILVDGIIAGEKEGPQSPSEKKCGILVAGYNPVEVDIVCSRIMGFDYRKMVMFRHAMGRKRYTLFEGNPRDIEIAADNCRSLDDIYDAFGCDFMPPLGWRGHIEYVREEKAKALVKVSPIASK